A single genomic interval of Halalkalicoccus subterraneus harbors:
- a CDS encoding Glu/Leu/Phe/Val family dehydrogenase — translation MAEEVNPFESLQEQVDDAAAYLDVDKGVLDRLKHPQRVLETNLSVELDDGSLGRFRGFRSQFNGDRGPYKGGIRYHPNVSRDEVKALSGWMVYKCAIVGIPYGGGKGGIVIDPTEYSEAELERITRAFATELRPLIGEDRDIPAPDVNTGQREMNWLKDTYETLENTTAPGVVTGKAIESGGSEGRVEATGRSTMLTAREAFSYLGRDIADATVAVQGYGNAGWIAANLLEEQGATVVAVSDSSGAIYGESGLDTQAVRDHKDETGSVVDYEGADEEFSGEELLTLDVDLLVPAALENAIDEELAREVEADVIVEAANGPLTPDADDVLTDREVTVFPDILTNAGGVTVSYFEWVQNRQRFYWDEERVNDELEAVIVTAFEDLVEAYEEHDVPNFRTAAYVVAIGRVVNAFEEGGTFP, via the coding sequence ATGGCCGAGGAAGTCAACCCTTTCGAGAGTTTACAGGAGCAGGTCGACGACGCCGCCGCGTATCTCGACGTCGATAAGGGTGTCCTCGATCGGTTGAAACACCCCCAACGCGTCCTCGAGACGAACCTCTCGGTCGAACTCGACGACGGTTCACTGGGGCGATTTCGGGGTTTTCGATCGCAGTTCAACGGGGATCGCGGGCCGTACAAGGGAGGAATCCGCTATCATCCGAACGTCTCCCGTGACGAGGTAAAGGCGCTGTCGGGCTGGATGGTGTATAAGTGTGCGATCGTCGGTATTCCCTACGGCGGCGGGAAGGGCGGGATCGTCATCGATCCCACGGAGTACTCCGAGGCCGAGCTCGAACGGATTACACGGGCCTTTGCGACCGAACTCCGCCCGCTCATCGGAGAGGACCGCGATATTCCCGCACCTGACGTCAACACCGGCCAGCGCGAGATGAACTGGCTCAAGGACACCTACGAGACGTTGGAGAACACCACCGCGCCGGGCGTCGTCACCGGCAAGGCGATCGAGAGCGGTGGCAGCGAGGGGCGCGTCGAGGCGACGGGTCGCTCGACCATGCTCACCGCCCGGGAGGCCTTTTCCTACCTCGGCCGCGATATCGCGGACGCCACCGTCGCCGTTCAGGGCTACGGCAACGCCGGCTGGATCGCCGCGAATCTGCTGGAGGAGCAGGGCGCGACGGTCGTCGCGGTCTCGGACTCCTCGGGGGCGATCTATGGCGAATCCGGCCTCGATACGCAGGCCGTGCGCGATCACAAGGACGAGACCGGCAGCGTCGTCGATTACGAGGGTGCCGACGAGGAGTTCTCCGGCGAGGAGCTGCTGACGCTCGACGTCGACCTGCTCGTGCCCGCGGCCCTCGAGAACGCCATCGACGAGGAGCTCGCCCGCGAGGTCGAGGCCGACGTGATCGTCGAGGCCGCCAACGGCCCCCTGACGCCCGACGCCGACGACGTGCTGACCGACCGCGAGGTGACCGTCTTTCCAGACATCCTCACGAACGCCGGCGGGGTGACCGTGAGCTACTTCGAGTGGGTCCAGAACCGCCAGCGCTTCTACTGGGACGAAGAGCGGGTGAACGACGAACTGGAGGCCGTGATCGTCACCGCCTTCGAGGACCTCGTCGAGGCGTACGAGGAACACGACGTGCCGAACTTCCGGACCGCGGCCTACGTCGTCGCGATCGGGCGGGTCGTGAACGCGTTCGAGGAAGGCGGCACGTTCCCCTAA
- a CDS encoding YqaA family protein — translation MDSSTIGVALLQGGGLDWVRTLVETATGWPGVGIVFVYSFLIAFALPGPSEIVLAAPLDITPSRVMTLAVIILTSATGKAIGSVFAFHIGQEAKQAGPIVRWLERSRFDIVAWSEKQTVEIAQKYGYVGLALALCVPFFPDTISLYAFAVLEGNYWRFAVATFVGSLGRLLVTLGLVGGLTSVI, via the coding sequence GTGGACAGTTCGACTATCGGCGTCGCGCTCCTTCAGGGGGGAGGGCTCGATTGGGTCCGGACCCTGGTCGAGACGGCGACCGGATGGCCCGGCGTCGGTATCGTGTTCGTTTACTCCTTTCTGATCGCGTTCGCGTTGCCGGGCCCGAGCGAGATCGTCCTGGCGGCGCCGCTCGATATCACCCCGTCGCGGGTGATGACGCTCGCCGTGATCATCCTAACCAGTGCGACCGGAAAGGCCATCGGGAGCGTGTTCGCGTTCCACATCGGACAGGAGGCCAAACAGGCGGGTCCGATCGTCCGCTGGCTCGAACGCTCCCGGTTCGACATCGTCGCGTGGTCCGAGAAACAAACGGTCGAGATCGCCCAGAAGTACGGCTACGTGGGGTTGGCGCTCGCGCTGTGTGTCCCGTTTTTCCCCGATACGATCTCGCTGTACGCCTTCGCCGTTTTAGAGGGGAACTACTGGCGGTTCGCGGTGGCGACGTTCGTCGGAAGCCTCGGACGGCTGCTCGTGACGCTCGGCCTCGTCGGCGGGTTGACGAGCGTGATATAG
- a CDS encoding DUF5658 family protein produces MSTHEVGIWEALAEHETALWGVVLASMLADTVLTYHGIERGLIEGNPIARFGLERFGYVALGALKLFALGVGFLGRSVLPASYAAVVPLGLAIPWTIASLINAALLLAAT; encoded by the coding sequence ATGTCGACACACGAGGTGGGGATCTGGGAGGCGCTCGCCGAACACGAGACGGCGCTCTGGGGGGTCGTCCTCGCGTCGATGCTTGCGGACACCGTTCTCACGTATCACGGGATCGAGCGGGGGTTGATCGAGGGGAACCCGATCGCTCGGTTCGGATTGGAGCGGTTCGGGTACGTCGCGCTCGGCGCGCTCAAACTGTTCGCGCTCGGGGTCGGCTTTCTCGGTCGGAGCGTCCTCCCGGCGAGTTACGCCGCGGTCGTTCCGCTCGGGCTGGCGATTCCCTGGACCATCGCCTCGCTGATCAACGCGGCGCTGCTTCTCGCTGCGACCTAG
- a CDS encoding squalene/phytoene synthase family protein gives MSGSPRNSLPEATADLEWCHEAVDGVSRTFALTIDVLEEPMSSYICVGYLLCRIADTIEDARHIPPETQSTLLRTYYAVLDPTDPTGIEAFSDDVAEWIPEDGDGGRTADWEVVSQAPRVVQTFERQSEGVKEAIRPPVLELISGMALFVERYSDRGGLRLQTREELEEYCYYAAGTVGILITNLICRDRTGEPSPGVAARADGSVSSADQVDPAVERTLYENAEQFGLLLQLVNISKDVYTDRREEDNVYLPAVWLDSEGVPEDRLLADAAAAPVVRRTADHARTYLDDAQRYLETLPEIDGNRLAAWAIPYLLAVATLRELSARPEDALSEVGVKIARGEVYAIVERMVDETDAAVVGDLRTTIAERPFDQV, from the coding sequence ATGTCTGGATCTCCCCGGAACTCGTTGCCCGAAGCGACTGCCGACCTCGAATGGTGTCACGAGGCGGTCGATGGCGTCTCACGGACGTTCGCGCTGACGATCGACGTCCTAGAGGAGCCCATGTCGTCGTACATCTGCGTGGGCTACTTGCTCTGTCGAATCGCCGATACCATTGAGGACGCCCGCCACATCCCGCCGGAGACCCAATCGACGCTGCTTCGGACCTACTACGCGGTCCTCGACCCGACGGACCCGACCGGGATCGAGGCCTTTTCCGACGACGTCGCCGAGTGGATCCCCGAGGACGGGGATGGGGGTCGAACCGCTGACTGGGAGGTCGTCTCGCAGGCCCCTCGCGTCGTCCAGACGTTCGAACGCCAGTCCGAGGGCGTCAAGGAGGCCATTCGTCCGCCCGTTCTCGAACTGATCTCCGGGATGGCGCTGTTCGTCGAACGCTACAGCGACCGGGGCGGGCTCCGACTCCAGACCCGTGAGGAACTCGAAGAGTACTGTTACTACGCCGCCGGAACCGTGGGAATCCTCATCACGAACCTCATCTGTCGGGATCGCACCGGCGAGCCGAGCCCCGGGGTCGCCGCCAGAGCCGACGGAAGCGTTTCGAGCGCTGACCAAGTCGACCCGGCCGTCGAGCGAACTCTCTACGAGAACGCGGAGCAGTTCGGTCTCCTGCTCCAACTGGTGAACATCTCGAAGGACGTCTACACGGACCGCCGGGAGGAGGACAACGTCTATCTCCCCGCCGTATGGCTCGACTCCGAGGGCGTTCCGGAGGACCGACTGCTCGCCGACGCGGCGGCCGCGCCGGTCGTTCGGCGCACCGCCGACCACGCACGGACGTATCTCGACGATGCCCAGCGCTATCTCGAAACCCTCCCCGAAATCGACGGCAACCGGCTCGCGGCGTGGGCGATCCCCTACCTGCTCGCGGTCGCGACCCTCCGGGAGCTTTCGGCCCGTCCGGAGGACGCTCTCTCGGAGGTGGGCGTGAAGATCGCCCGGGGAGAAGTCTACGCCATCGTCGAGCGGATGGTCGACGAGACGGACGCCGCCGTCGTCGGCGACCTGCGGACGACGATCGCGGAACGCCCGTTCGATCAGGTCTGA
- a CDS encoding HpcH/HpaI aldolase/citrate lyase family protein, translating into MVRRSVMFTPGDRPEMLRKAPGSGADVIVFDLEDAVAPERKTEAREAVAEILAESAFDPDCEVCVRVNPEFEDDLAMFEHVRPDCLMVPKVTGTNDLAALDEAVREYGDSLPVLALIENAAGVLAAPEIASHGPTDALVFGAEDLSADIGATRTSDGTEVLYARERVVIAASAAGCEAIDTVYTDIEDTEGLADETRFAIQLGYDGKMAIHPAQVGPINDAFTPDEDEIEWADRVLDARQQADRDARGVFRVDGEMIDAPLIARAERIRERAALADSDGT; encoded by the coding sequence ATGGTCCGTCGAAGCGTCATGTTCACACCCGGCGATCGCCCCGAGATGCTCCGCAAAGCGCCCGGTTCGGGCGCGGACGTGATCGTCTTCGACCTCGAGGACGCCGTCGCCCCCGAACGAAAGACCGAGGCCCGCGAGGCGGTCGCCGAGATCCTCGCGGAGTCGGCGTTCGATCCCGACTGCGAGGTCTGCGTCCGGGTCAATCCCGAGTTCGAGGACGACCTCGCGATGTTCGAACACGTCCGGCCTGACTGTCTGATGGTACCGAAAGTAACCGGGACGAACGACCTGGCGGCGCTCGACGAGGCCGTCCGTGAGTACGGTGACTCGCTTCCCGTCCTCGCGCTGATCGAGAACGCGGCGGGCGTGCTTGCCGCACCCGAAATCGCCTCACACGGCCCCACCGACGCGCTCGTCTTCGGTGCCGAGGACCTCTCGGCGGATATCGGCGCGACCCGCACCTCGGACGGAACGGAGGTCCTCTACGCCCGCGAGCGGGTCGTGATCGCCGCCAGCGCCGCCGGTTGCGAGGCGATCGACACCGTCTACACCGACATCGAGGACACAGAGGGGCTCGCCGATGAGACCCGGTTCGCGATCCAGTTGGGCTACGACGGCAAGATGGCGATCCACCCCGCTCAGGTGGGACCGATCAACGACGCGTTCACGCCCGACGAGGACGAAATCGAGTGGGCGGACCGAGTGCTTGACGCCCGACAACAGGCCGACCGGGACGCTCGTGGCGTCTTTCGCGTCGACGGGGAGATGATCGATGCCCCGCTGATCGCGCGGGCCGAACGGATCCGCGAGCGGGCCGCCCTCGCCGATTCCGACGGTACCTGA
- a CDS encoding class 1 fructose-bisphosphatase — translation MGDHSDTVEAVFEAVARTAPEIRAALPGRRAETAGKNPSGELRLAADDYADDLLEERLGAIDGVGQYASEETAEAVDTGDGLSVAVDPLDGSSNLKPNNTMGTIVGVYDAPLPAAGRDLVGATYVLYGPITTMAAAAEGEVTEYVVTDGERESVRADLSLPDDPAVYGFGGRVPDWTDDFSSFVERIESDESLRLRYGGSMIGDVNQVLTYGGIFAYPALESAPEGKLRLQFEGNPVGYIVETAGGRSSDGERSILDIDPDELHGRVPVYVGSTELIDRLEDTLN, via the coding sequence ATGGGGGATCACTCGGACACCGTTGAGGCTGTCTTCGAGGCCGTCGCACGCACCGCCCCCGAGATCCGCGCCGCCCTCCCCGGACGGCGGGCCGAAACCGCCGGAAAGAACCCCAGCGGCGAGCTCAGACTCGCCGCCGACGACTACGCCGACGATCTCCTTGAGGAGCGTCTGGGCGCGATCGACGGGGTCGGACAGTACGCGAGCGAGGAGACCGCGGAGGCGGTCGATACGGGGGACGGTCTCTCGGTCGCGGTGGACCCGCTCGACGGCTCCTCGAACCTCAAGCCGAACAACACGATGGGGACCATCGTCGGGGTCTACGACGCCCCGCTTCCCGCCGCCGGGCGCGACCTCGTCGGGGCGACCTATGTCCTGTATGGCCCGATCACCACGATGGCGGCCGCCGCCGAGGGTGAGGTCACCGAGTACGTCGTGACCGACGGCGAGCGCGAATCCGTCCGTGCGGATCTCTCCCTGCCCGACGATCCCGCCGTCTACGGGTTTGGTGGCCGAGTTCCCGATTGGACCGACGACTTTTCGAGCTTCGTCGAGAGGATCGAGAGCGACGAGAGTCTCAGACTTCGCTACGGGGGTTCGATGATCGGCGACGTCAATCAGGTACTCACCTACGGCGGAATCTTCGCGTATCCCGCTCTGGAGTCAGCCCCCGAGGGAAAACTCCGCCTCCAGTTCGAGGGCAATCCAGTGGGGTATATCGTCGAGACCGCCGGCGGACGTTCCTCGGACGGCGAGCGCTCGATCCTCGATATCGACCCCGACGAACTCCACGGGCGCGTACCCGTCTACGTCGGCTCGACCGAACTGATCGACCGACTGGAAGACACGCTGAACTGA
- a CDS encoding class I fructose-bisphosphate aldolase, translating to MLPLTDSPIVRDGKALILAYDHGLEHGPVDFEPVPETMDPERVFEAATHDAVTAVAVQKGIAETYYPSYEDDVNLLLKVNGTSNLWMGEYDSAVNCTPEYAAELGADAVGFTLYGGSNHEVEMAEEFRDVQETARDEGMAVVMWSYPRGQGLKNDTKPDVISYATRLGLELGADITKVKYPGSSEAMEHACAMAGKSKVVMSGGSKASDREFLETVESAISAGASGLAVGRNVFQRENPTALLDGLEQVIFEEASAADALAATETAAPSDD from the coding sequence ATGCTCCCGCTAACCGATTCCCCGATCGTCCGCGACGGGAAGGCACTGATCCTCGCGTACGACCACGGGCTCGAACACGGCCCCGTGGACTTCGAGCCGGTTCCGGAAACGATGGACCCCGAGCGCGTGTTCGAGGCTGCCACCCACGACGCGGTCACCGCCGTTGCGGTCCAGAAAGGCATCGCCGAGACGTACTACCCCTCCTACGAGGACGACGTAAATCTCCTCTTGAAGGTCAACGGCACCTCGAACCTCTGGATGGGCGAGTACGACTCGGCGGTCAACTGCACGCCCGAATACGCCGCCGAATTGGGTGCGGACGCGGTCGGCTTCACCCTCTACGGTGGTTCGAACCACGAGGTCGAGATGGCCGAGGAGTTCCGCGACGTCCAAGAAACCGCCCGCGACGAGGGCATGGCCGTCGTCATGTGGTCGTACCCGCGCGGGCAGGGGCTGAAAAACGACACCAAGCCCGACGTGATCTCGTATGCCACCCGGCTGGGGCTGGAACTCGGCGCGGACATCACGAAGGTGAAATATCCCGGCTCCTCCGAGGCGATGGAACACGCCTGTGCGATGGCAGGAAAGAGCAAGGTCGTGATGTCCGGCGGGTCGAAAGCGAGCGACAGGGAGTTTCTCGAGACCGTCGAGAGCGCGATCTCCGCCGGGGCCTCGGGGCTCGCCGTCGGTCGGAACGTCTTCCAGCGCGAGAACCCAACGGCACTGCTCGATGGACTCGAACAGGTGATATTTGAGGAGGCGAGCGCCGCCGACGCGCTCGCGGCAACCGAAACGGCCGCCCCCTCCGACGACTGA
- a CDS encoding MaoC family dehydratase yields MSGLYYEDVTVGETIEHEKRRTVSEADNQRFCDMTMNQQPLHLDSAFAAESQFGERIVNGLYTMSLAVGLSIPETTDGTIVANLSYDDVSHPAPVFHGDTIHARSTVTEKRETSDGERGVVTMRVEAFNQDDDLVCEFERTVLSLKREH; encoded by the coding sequence ATGTCCGGTCTGTACTACGAGGACGTTACGGTGGGCGAGACGATCGAACACGAGAAGCGTCGCACGGTGAGCGAGGCGGACAACCAGCGCTTCTGTGATATGACGATGAACCAGCAGCCCCTCCACCTCGATTCGGCGTTCGCCGCCGAGAGTCAGTTCGGCGAGCGCATCGTCAACGGGTTGTATACGATGAGCCTCGCCGTCGGGCTCTCGATCCCCGAGACGACCGACGGAACGATCGTCGCGAACCTCTCATACGACGACGTTTCACACCCTGCACCGGTGTTTCACGGCGATACGATCCACGCGCGCTCGACCGTGACCGAGAAACGCGAAACCAGTGACGGGGAGCGTGGCGTTGTCACCATGCGCGTCGAGGCGTTCAACCAGGACGACGACCTGGTCTGTGAGTTCGAGCGGACCGTCCTCTCGCTGAAGCGGGAGCACTAG
- a CDS encoding acyl-CoA carboxylase subunit beta: MDVRISAGASEEEASAIAAALAAHVEHEVEIYVGDDEEPTAIREATVEYEDDLGPTERERLLCEEIADIERGGPEKYKERLSEQGKLFVRDRLDLWFPDGPLFEDGRFAEFDSEDRLPADGLLTGAAEFEDREVHFMANDFTVKAGSMAGKGVEKFLRMQQRALKNGKPVLYLMDSSGGRIDQQRGFFANREGIGKYYYNHSMLSGRVPQICVLYGPCIAGAAYTPVFADFTVMVEEMSAMAIASPRMVQMVTGEEIDMQELGGPRVHAEHSGSADLVARDEEHARDLVAQLITYLPDKAGEKPPRREAKPPKRSPEGIDSVVPEEPNRGYDMSELIERVVDRGSYFELKPDYGAEIITAYARIDGRPVGIIANQPNHRAGAIFPDAAEKAAEFIWKSDAYEVPLLYLCDTPGFMAGSGVEKDAILEKGKKMIYATSSATVPKQCVVVRKAYGAGIYAMSGPAYDPESTIALPSGEIAIMGPEAAINAVYRNKLDDIDDPEERAEREADLREEYRDDIDVHRMASEVVIDDIVPPSDLREELVNRFAFYEGLEKDLPEKKHGTVL, translated from the coding sequence ATGGACGTCCGGATCAGCGCGGGCGCGAGCGAGGAGGAGGCCTCCGCGATCGCCGCCGCGCTCGCAGCACACGTCGAACACGAGGTCGAGATCTACGTCGGCGACGACGAAGAACCGACCGCCATACGGGAGGCAACGGTCGAATACGAGGACGACCTCGGACCCACGGAACGCGAACGCCTCCTTTGTGAGGAGATCGCCGATATCGAGCGCGGCGGCCCCGAGAAGTACAAGGAGCGCCTCTCCGAACAGGGCAAACTGTTCGTTCGGGACCGGCTCGACCTGTGGTTCCCCGACGGACCCCTGTTCGAGGACGGGAGGTTCGCCGAGTTCGATTCCGAGGATCGACTGCCCGCCGACGGCCTGCTCACGGGAGCCGCCGAGTTCGAGGACCGAGAGGTCCACTTCATGGCCAACGACTTCACCGTGAAAGCCGGCAGCATGGCCGGCAAAGGTGTGGAGAAGTTCCTCCGGATGCAACAGCGCGCGCTGAAAAACGGGAAGCCAGTCCTCTATCTGATGGACTCCTCAGGGGGTCGAATCGACCAACAGCGTGGCTTCTTCGCCAACCGGGAGGGGATCGGGAAGTACTACTACAATCACTCGATGCTTTCGGGGCGAGTCCCCCAGATCTGCGTGCTGTACGGGCCCTGCATTGCGGGTGCGGCCTACACCCCCGTCTTTGCCGACTTTACCGTGATGGTCGAGGAGATGAGCGCGATGGCGATCGCGAGCCCACGAATGGTCCAAATGGTCACCGGCGAGGAGATCGACATGCAGGAGTTGGGTGGGCCGCGGGTCCACGCCGAACACTCCGGCAGCGCCGACCTCGTCGCGCGCGACGAGGAGCATGCGAGAGACCTCGTCGCCCAGCTAATCACCTACCTGCCCGATAAGGCCGGTGAGAAACCCCCACGAAGAGAAGCGAAGCCGCCGAAACGCTCACCAGAGGGGATCGACTCGGTCGTGCCTGAAGAACCTAATCGGGGCTACGACATGAGTGAGTTGATCGAGCGAGTCGTCGACCGGGGTTCGTATTTCGAGCTCAAACCCGATTACGGGGCGGAGATCATTACCGCCTACGCCCGGATCGACGGCCGTCCTGTGGGAATTATCGCCAACCAGCCGAACCACCGCGCGGGGGCGATCTTCCCCGACGCCGCCGAGAAGGCCGCCGAGTTCATCTGGAAGTCCGACGCCTACGAGGTTCCCCTGCTGTATCTCTGTGACACGCCGGGGTTCATGGCCGGCTCCGGAGTGGAAAAGGACGCCATCCTCGAGAAGGGAAAGAAGATGATCTACGCGACCTCCTCGGCGACGGTGCCCAAACAGTGCGTGGTGGTCAGGAAAGCCTACGGTGCGGGCATCTATGCGATGAGCGGGCCCGCATACGACCCCGAGAGCACGATCGCGCTTCCCTCCGGCGAGATCGCCATCATGGGACCGGAGGCCGCGATCAACGCCGTCTATCGCAACAAACTGGACGACATCGACGATCCCGAAGAGCGCGCCGAACGCGAGGCCGACCTGCGCGAGGAATACAGAGACGACATCGACGTCCACCGAATGGCCAGCGAGGTCGTGATCGACGATATCGTCCCGCCGAGCGACCTGCGCGAGGAGTTGGTCAACCGCTTTGCGTTCTACGAGGGGCTCGAAAAAGACCTCCCCGAGAAGAAACACGGGACGGTTCTCTGA
- a CDS encoding baeRF10 domain-containing protein, translated as MSATTYDLRERMATVEEASADRTALVTVAIPPEEDLEAVRNRIERDHAQSEYGDSGPTNSDVEESLEELRRILREYETVPENGLVAYVGVVDEERVEYVFDDLPAPIEAFVYEQSNEFDTEPLESMTEPSATYGLLVVERGSAALGRLEGEEVVPIDTLENEVADETPTEDNAPEGVEGGDLEGRQTEWKEGFFDDVADAAERAFLGEDPVDELLVGGTEITVEEFTGDDRLDHRLRDRLAGTYTVEYASEQGLRQLVDRAESELTDAEDRPAREALDRFFDAVDDGEEAVYGREDVDEALTYDAVETLLLSESVPVEEASELAERAEEIEADHVVIPMEIERGEQFEQAFGGYGALLRFEIE; from the coding sequence ATGAGCGCCACGACATACGATCTTCGCGAGCGGATGGCAACGGTAGAGGAGGCGTCGGCTGATCGAACGGCACTCGTCACGGTCGCGATCCCGCCCGAGGAGGACCTCGAAGCGGTTCGAAACCGGATCGAACGCGATCACGCCCAGTCCGAGTACGGCGATTCGGGGCCGACGAACAGCGACGTCGAGGAGTCGCTCGAAGAGCTTCGACGGATCCTGCGCGAGTACGAAACCGTTCCCGAGAACGGACTCGTCGCCTACGTCGGCGTCGTCGACGAGGAACGGGTGGAGTACGTCTTCGACGATCTGCCCGCCCCGATCGAGGCGTTCGTCTACGAGCAGTCGAACGAGTTCGACACCGAGCCCCTCGAAAGCATGACCGAGCCCTCGGCGACCTACGGCCTGCTCGTCGTCGAGCGCGGCAGCGCGGCCCTCGGACGACTGGAAGGCGAGGAGGTCGTCCCGATCGACACGCTGGAAAACGAGGTCGCCGACGAAACCCCGACGGAGGACAACGCGCCCGAAGGCGTCGAGGGTGGGGACCTCGAGGGACGACAGACCGAGTGGAAGGAGGGCTTTTTCGACGACGTGGCCGACGCGGCAGAACGGGCCTTCCTCGGTGAGGACCCCGTCGACGAACTCCTCGTTGGCGGGACCGAGATCACGGTCGAGGAGTTCACCGGCGACGACCGCCTCGACCACCGGCTTCGTGACCGACTCGCCGGCACCTACACCGTCGAGTACGCCTCCGAACAGGGACTCAGACAGCTCGTCGATCGCGCCGAGTCGGAGCTGACCGACGCCGAGGACCGACCCGCCCGCGAGGCGCTCGATCGCTTCTTCGACGCGGTCGACGACGGCGAGGAGGCCGTTTACGGACGCGAGGACGTCGACGAGGCACTCACATACGACGCCGTCGAGACGCTGCTGCTCTCGGAGTCGGTCCCCGTCGAGGAGGCGAGCGAACTCGCCGAACGCGCCGAGGAGATCGAGGCCGATCACGTGGTCATCCCCATGGAGATCGAGCGTGGAGAGCAGTTCGAGCAGGCGTTCGGCGGCTACGGCGCGCTGTTGCGTTTCGAGATCGAATAG
- a CDS encoding 3-hydroxyacyl-CoA dehydrogenase family protein encodes MNLDSIGKVGVVGAGTMGNGIAQVCAASGYDVVMRDIEEEFVENGLEAIDDSLSRFVSKDRLSAEDVKGVKNRITGTTDLTDLADCDLVIEAAVEKMGIKRDIFADLEDVTDENAVLATNTSTLSITTIANATEREDRVIGLHFMNPVPIMEGVEVVVGEKTGDETVELAHAFAEDLGKTTWESDDKPGFVTNRILMPWINEGIRAFDEGVASKEDIDAGMELGTNVPMGPLTLADHIGLDICLDASETLSEELGDRYKPAYLLKRKVEAGDLGKKTGTGFYEYK; translated from the coding sequence ATGAACCTCGATTCGATCGGGAAGGTCGGCGTCGTCGGCGCGGGGACGATGGGAAACGGCATCGCCCAGGTCTGTGCGGCGAGCGGCTACGACGTGGTGATGCGCGACATCGAAGAGGAGTTCGTTGAGAACGGGTTGGAAGCGATCGACGACAGCCTCTCCAGGTTCGTCTCGAAGGATCGACTGAGTGCTGAGGACGTAAAAGGGGTCAAAAACCGGATCACCGGAACGACCGATCTCACTGATCTCGCGGACTGCGATCTCGTGATCGAGGCCGCCGTCGAGAAAATGGGGATCAAACGGGACATCTTCGCGGACTTGGAGGACGTCACCGACGAGAACGCCGTGCTCGCGACCAACACTAGCACACTCTCGATCACGACGATCGCGAACGCGACCGAGCGCGAGGACCGGGTGATCGGTCTTCACTTCATGAACCCCGTCCCGATCATGGAGGGTGTCGAAGTCGTCGTCGGCGAGAAGACCGGCGATGAGACGGTCGAACTGGCCCACGCGTTCGCCGAAGACCTCGGGAAGACGACGTGGGAGTCGGACGACAAGCCCGGCTTCGTCACCAACCGGATCCTGATGCCGTGGATCAACGAGGGAATCCGTGCGTTCGACGAGGGCGTCGCCTCGAAGGAGGACATCGACGCGGGGATGGAGCTGGGAACGAACGTCCCGATGGGCCCGCTGACGCTCGCGGACCACATCGGCCTCGACATCTGTCTCGATGCCAGCGAGACGCTCTCCGAGGAGCTCGGTGACCGGTACAAACCCGCCTACCTGCTGAAGCGAAAGGTCGAGGCGGGCGACCTGGGCAAGAAAACGGGGACGGGCTTTTACGAGTACAAGTGA